A single Paenibacillus sp. FSL R5-0517 DNA region contains:
- a CDS encoding M23 family metallopeptidase, whose translation MIPISDEVMNVLSQRLKLGEGALPNIRVEVDRLAFIPGRTEEFRHIVTEQVPIISTESVWVDESSNGTYNGSTQANAQEIFFPVKGKTIDSITVTDKFGSARDGGSRSHRGIDLWDEIGTPILAAWAGKVVHTARNKTKGAGNAVTIRHASGLLTKYFHLKDILCSVDDQVAQGAVIGTLGNTGGVYTNGHKVSAAERAAGRGRHLHFEIWEGVSPTSKTGEGGKAVDPRLYLSGKRKMHGNATTTFTDVKPVQVEGYPGEIKLNEKFDKRNWHEKDVYTTGLKFSDYAKIESGWTMFDSGGKLLYTFEGKAAVAEFEINVTKLSMPTQGLLSIGMGTNFSEAEGDSFVVVIDGKTYAYVNKFNGAYDLTKLTELNNIVIPAKAKSIKIKVTYGGKQNSTVPTGSVPASSKKYKKFAIDYIRIQELLPAPLKNQKSEEGLDPSKGYYQTNSYTDFVNNKRVETDVIQVGSFVYMDTQVLPNIISAEIDDQFDSEAREARLTISNPRGFFSPDYNPAHFPELGGVPSPWSYFANGFHIGVLSENTPIRIYMGYGQHMMRVFTGLIDKVDINGEGSTLEITARDMYKRIIEKVISEKKAYPEVDEIDNVPDPVPPAAVGTDRTSSIIQAAQAQAAAYGVPDHKFLLAICRHETVLGTQGKGKDENGSFILGYGCPSEGPCTEKYGGIQEQMKRGAERMSKALASRGKKVTSKADVLYFHNGGDIAPMTWSQDRENWVDKVWTYYQEMLADPASWTITATSTPTVTPTPAQPVEFEKPAWVKSTVVLDLVKHAGMVGWRATSEDRSYPDYVIDETYLIEVNQKTGRVIVPVPGQEGEFEVKDASTVLTPNGWLNPFIEEYGRTFEQWSGKVTEAVQEVISELPYRSYCDRYGTYRLERLNYDKPVAAEFSENDNLISITKSTDWSRGRSHIVVIDSNSSQSSFVDKEILLELKGEIRTMVLAVPWAKTVEAKRQVAERAFFDMKRMCRTLQVSIPANPALDLLDNVVVTDKTTTTRAVYTIKSIKTSYSVDRGMLQVIDMMWARKGVMV comes from the coding sequence ATGATTCCAATTTCGGATGAGGTTATGAATGTGCTGTCCCAGCGTCTGAAGCTGGGGGAAGGAGCGCTTCCCAATATCCGTGTCGAAGTAGATCGGCTGGCCTTTATCCCGGGACGGACAGAAGAGTTCAGGCATATCGTAACCGAGCAGGTACCCATCATCAGTACAGAATCCGTTTGGGTGGATGAGTCGAGCAATGGTACATATAATGGTTCGACTCAAGCGAATGCTCAGGAGATTTTTTTTCCTGTCAAGGGTAAAACGATTGATAGCATTACAGTTACAGATAAATTTGGTTCAGCCAGAGATGGGGGGTCTCGAAGCCATAGAGGCATCGATTTGTGGGATGAGATCGGAACCCCGATTTTGGCTGCTTGGGCTGGTAAGGTCGTACATACAGCTCGCAATAAAACAAAGGGTGCGGGGAATGCCGTAACGATCAGGCATGCCAGTGGTTTACTCACCAAGTACTTTCATCTGAAAGACATTCTCTGTTCGGTGGATGATCAAGTGGCTCAGGGAGCAGTGATTGGTACTCTAGGTAACACAGGGGGAGTGTACACCAATGGTCACAAGGTTTCAGCTGCTGAACGTGCCGCTGGCAGAGGAAGACATCTACATTTTGAAATTTGGGAAGGGGTTAGTCCAACGTCTAAGACTGGAGAGGGAGGTAAGGCAGTCGATCCCCGATTATATCTGAGCGGAAAGCGTAAAATGCACGGAAATGCCACAACAACATTTACTGATGTAAAGCCGGTTCAGGTCGAGGGATATCCCGGAGAGATTAAACTGAATGAGAAGTTCGACAAGCGAAACTGGCATGAGAAAGACGTTTATACAACCGGATTGAAATTTTCGGATTATGCCAAGATTGAATCGGGCTGGACTATGTTTGATTCAGGAGGCAAGTTGCTGTATACGTTTGAAGGCAAAGCTGCCGTAGCTGAATTCGAAATTAACGTGACGAAACTGAGTATGCCCACACAAGGGTTGCTTAGTATTGGAATGGGGACTAATTTCAGTGAAGCGGAAGGGGATTCTTTCGTCGTGGTGATTGATGGTAAAACATATGCCTATGTCAATAAATTCAACGGGGCATATGATCTGACCAAACTGACGGAATTGAATAATATTGTGATCCCTGCAAAAGCCAAGAGTATCAAGATTAAGGTGACGTATGGGGGCAAACAAAACTCCACTGTCCCAACCGGGTCTGTTCCTGCTTCAAGTAAGAAGTATAAAAAATTCGCCATTGATTATATTCGCATTCAAGAGTTGTTGCCTGCTCCGTTGAAGAATCAAAAGAGTGAAGAAGGGCTCGATCCATCTAAAGGATATTATCAAACGAACAGCTACACAGATTTTGTCAATAATAAAAGGGTCGAGACGGATGTTATTCAGGTCGGGTCTTTTGTTTATATGGACACACAGGTTCTTCCCAATATCATTAGTGCCGAAATTGATGATCAGTTTGATTCTGAAGCCCGGGAAGCACGGCTGACGATCTCCAATCCGAGAGGATTCTTCTCCCCCGATTATAATCCTGCTCATTTTCCTGAGCTTGGGGGCGTACCGTCTCCATGGTCGTATTTCGCAAACGGATTCCATATCGGGGTTCTGAGTGAAAACACACCGATACGCATATATATGGGATATGGTCAGCACATGATGCGGGTATTTACGGGACTGATTGATAAGGTGGACATCAATGGCGAAGGCTCCACGTTGGAGATCACGGCTCGAGATATGTACAAGCGTATTATCGAGAAAGTCATTTCCGAGAAAAAAGCCTATCCAGAAGTAGATGAGATTGATAATGTGCCAGATCCGGTGCCGCCTGCAGCAGTTGGCACGGACCGGACATCATCCATCATTCAGGCCGCACAGGCCCAAGCTGCAGCGTATGGTGTGCCTGATCATAAGTTTTTGCTTGCGATATGCAGGCATGAGACCGTTCTCGGAACACAAGGTAAGGGTAAAGATGAGAACGGCAGCTTTATTCTTGGATACGGCTGTCCTAGTGAGGGACCGTGTACTGAGAAATACGGAGGTATTCAGGAGCAAATGAAGCGCGGAGCAGAACGGATGTCCAAGGCACTGGCTTCGAGAGGGAAAAAAGTGACTTCCAAGGCAGATGTACTTTATTTCCATAATGGTGGAGACATTGCCCCCATGACCTGGAGTCAGGATCGGGAGAATTGGGTGGACAAGGTATGGACCTATTATCAGGAGATGCTCGCAGACCCGGCAAGCTGGACCATTACAGCAACCTCCACTCCGACAGTTACACCAACACCCGCTCAGCCTGTAGAATTTGAAAAGCCGGCTTGGGTCAAATCAACCGTTGTACTGGATCTGGTTAAACATGCAGGTATGGTCGGTTGGAGGGCAACCAGTGAGGATCGCTCTTATCCTGACTATGTGATTGACGAGACCTATCTGATTGAGGTGAATCAAAAGACGGGCAGGGTCATTGTTCCCGTACCGGGTCAGGAAGGTGAGTTTGAAGTTAAGGACGCAAGTACAGTGCTGACACCGAACGGATGGCTTAATCCATTTATTGAGGAGTATGGCAGGACGTTTGAGCAATGGTCAGGCAAAGTTACGGAAGCCGTTCAGGAGGTTATATCGGAGCTTCCGTATCGAAGCTACTGTGACCGTTATGGTACATACCGATTGGAGCGCCTGAATTATGACAAACCGGTCGCAGCAGAGTTTTCCGAGAATGACAATCTGATCTCCATTACCAAATCTACGGATTGGTCCAGAGGAAGAAGTCACATCGTTGTTATCGACTCAAATAGCAGTCAGAGCAGTTTTGTAGACAAAGAGATTTTGCTTGAACTCAAAGGAGAGATCCGAACCATGGTGCTGGCCGTTCCTTGGGCGAAGACGGTTGAAGCCAAAAGACAGGTGGCAGAACGAGCTTTTTTTGACATGAAACGCATGTGTCGTACACTACAGGTATCCATACCTGCCAACCCTGCGCTTGATCTGCTCGACAATGTCGTTGTGACGGATAAAACGACCACCACACGAGCTGTATATACGATTAAAAGTATTAAAACCAGTTATTCGGTCGACCGGGGCATGTTACAGGTTATTGATATGATGTGGGCAAGAAAGGGCGTGATGGTGTAA
- a CDS encoding S-layer homology domain-containing protein, which yields MTQQNPFGLVNDRYKRKLYVDTGMKFEPVNGRIIDPYSSPSPNPQVREIKMINAPSHFHQMGVSSYKAIINILFKDKQSYHDYVMYVGWTHKFYDEKGNIYVGVVESIKVDPIFYHQDTMDKDQKGYKVELTMTLIKKDGYDRKSAIQFQDLQTTEGKDHWARDSIERLADLGLTVVTQLDGTPILYFRPENFITRAEFVTFLMRTKRLLERTIRE from the coding sequence ATGACTCAACAAAATCCGTTTGGCTTAGTTAATGACCGGTATAAAAGAAAGCTATATGTAGATACAGGCATGAAGTTCGAGCCAGTAAACGGAAGAATTATTGATCCGTACTCTTCACCTTCGCCCAATCCGCAAGTAAGGGAAATTAAAATGATTAATGCTCCCTCACATTTTCATCAGATGGGTGTGTCTTCGTACAAGGCGATCATTAACATCCTGTTTAAAGATAAGCAATCCTATCACGACTACGTCATGTACGTAGGCTGGACACACAAATTTTATGATGAGAAGGGCAATATCTATGTTGGTGTTGTAGAGTCCATCAAAGTTGACCCAATTTTCTACCATCAGGATACGATGGATAAGGATCAGAAGGGGTACAAGGTCGAATTGACCATGACCCTGATCAAAAAAGATGGATATGATCGAAAAAGTGCGATACAGTTTCAGGATTTACAGACGACAGAAGGTAAAGACCACTGGGCAAGAGATTCCATTGAACGCTTGGCTGATTTGGGATTGACGGTTGTAACCCAATTGGATGGCACACCCATTCTATATTTCAGACCGGAAAACTTTATAACCAGAGCAGAGTTTGTTACTTTTCTGATGCGTACCAAGCGTCTGCTGGAACGAACAATTCGAGAGTAG